A window of the Lactuca sativa cultivar Salinas chromosome 5, Lsat_Salinas_v11, whole genome shotgun sequence genome harbors these coding sequences:
- the LOC111899138 gene encoding selenocysteine methyltransferase isoform X2: protein MIIVQFSPPNAGEKVCASLIRRRIFVIVIKAMGDVALDTLMSDFLQKSGGVAVIDGGLATELERYGADLNDPLWSAKCLLTSTHLIRQVHLDYLEAGADIIITASYQATIQGFEAKGYSPEDGESMLRKSVEIAHEARDIYYERCLESSSDCDCSNDGRVLKHRPILVAASVGSYGAYLADGSEYSGDYGDAMDLEFLKGFHRRRVQVLAESGADLIAFEAVPNKLEAQAFAELLEEGIIRIPAWFAFNSKDGVNVVSGDSMAECAAIADSCNKVVAVGINCTPPTFITALISTIKKATTKPILIYPNSGETYDAQRKQWKNSGVPDEDFVSYVNTWCEMGASLIGGCCRTTPDTIRTIYRALPTRSGSSN from the exons ATGATCATCGTACAATTTTCACCGCCGAACGCCGGAGAAAAAGTTTGCGCGTCATTAATACGGAGGCGAATTTTTGTTATTGTAATAAAGGCAATGGGCGACGTCGCCCTAGATACATTGATGTCCGATTTCCTCCAAAAGTCCGGCGGCGTTGCCGTAATTGATGGAGGACTCGCGACGGAGCTTGAACGATATGGTGCCGACCTTAACGATCCACTCTGGAGCGCAAAGTGTCTCCTGACATCTACTCATCTTATTCGTCAG GTACACCTTGATTATCTTGAAGCTGGTGCAGATATAATAATAACAGCATCTTATCAG GCAACAATTCAGGGGTTTGAGGCAAAAGGCTATTCTCCAGAAGATGGTGAATCCATGCTGAGAAAAAGTGTAGAAATTGCACATGAAGCAAGGGATATATACTATGAGAGATGTCTTGAATCTTCTAGTGATTGTGATTGTAGTAATGATGGTAGAGTTCTCAAGCATCGTCCTATCTTAGTGGCTGCATCTGTAGGGAGTTATGGGGCATATCTGGCTGATGGTTCTGAATACAG TGGGGACTATGGTGATGCAATGGATTTGGAATTCTTGAAGGGTTTTCACCGGAGAAGAGTTCAGGTTTTAGCTGAATCTGGTGCTGATCTGATTGCATTTGAAGCTGTTCCAAATAAGCTCGAAGCACAG GCTTTTGCTGAGCTTCTAGAAGAAGGCATTATACGTATTCCTGCATGGTTTGCCTTTAATTCCAAAGATGGTGTAAATGTGGTGAGTGGTGATTCCATGGCTGAATGTGCTGCAATAGCTGATTCCTGCAATAAAGTTGTTGCTGTTGGAATCAACTGCACCCCTCCTACATTTATCACTGCTCTAATTTCAACAATAAAAAAG GCAACAACGAAACCGATACTTATATATCCCAACAGCGGTGAAACTTATGATGCTCAACGAAAGCAGTGG AAAAATAGTGGAGTTCCAGATGAAGATTTTGTTTCATACGTGAACACATGGTGTGAGATGGGGGCATCACTGATTGGAGGTTGCTGCAGAACTACACCCGACACCATTAGAACCATTTATAGGGCTCTTCCCACCAGATCCGGATCTTCAAACTGa
- the LOC111899114 gene encoding DEAD-box ATP-dependent RNA helicase 42 has translation MEESKHKSSKKDDSLKKDEDLKRGHREKDRRRERERDRDKEKEKERSVDEKYKDKEKHKERHRDRDRDREKEKERKEREREKERERERAKEKENREKEREKERVKEREREKEREKERERRERREREERDREKMREKRREAERDHNNGVGNDDVRDRDRKRRRRDDDYKEERERKVSSRRSREDSVDNNSVVKKADENSSDKKEIRSREEDMEEEQRKLDDEMEKRRRRVQEWQEKRRKKEESAGETDELKSGKTWTLEGESDDEEAAANNENEEGDMDVDDNVKQKGDIENGNGDVTVNRSPDTVAPLQNGGDMKEEEEEEIDPLDAFMNSMVIPEVKKLEVPVLDDQKKDGKKIQNNGQQRKRSMGRIIPGEDSDSDYPNVENEDDDPLEDEDDDEFMKRVKKTKVEKLSLVDHSKIDYIPFRKNFYIEVKEIQKMSAEEVAVYRKQLELKIHGKDVPKPIKTWHQTGLTTKILETIRKLNYDKPMPIQTQALPIIMSGRDCIGVAKTGSGKTLAFVLPMLRHIKDQPPLMSGDGPIGLIMAPTRELVQQIHSDIRKFTKVMGLTCVPVYGGSGVAQQISELKRGAEIVVCTPGRMIDILCTSAGKITNLRRVTYLVMDEADRMFDMGFEPQITRILQNTRPDRQTVLFSATFPRQVEVLARKVLNKPVEIQVGGRSVVNKDISQLVEVRPENERFLRLLELLGEWYEKGKILIFVHSQEKCDALFRDLLKHGYPCLSLHGAKDQTDRESTISDFKSNVCNLLIATSIAARGLDVKELELVINYDVPNHYEDYVHRVGRTGRAGRKGCAVTFLSGEDERYAPDLVKALELSNQVVPDDLKALADAFMAKVNQGLVQAHGTGYGGSGFKFNEEEDEVRKAAKKAQAKEYGFEEDKSDSEDDDDGVRKAGGDISQQAVLAQAAALAAASQQPQTTGVSLPGVLGVGVAGGNDGAARAAALAAAMNLQHNLARIQADSLPEHYEAELEINDFPQNARWKVTHKETLGPISEWTGAAITTRGQYVQPGRIPGPGERKLYLFIEGGTEQSVKRAKAELKRVLEDITTQALSLPTSQPGRYSVV, from the coding sequence ATGGAAGAGTCGAAGCATAAATCTAGCAAGAAGGACGATTCTTTGAAGAAAGACGAAGATTTGAAGAGAGGGCATCGTGAGAAGGATAGGcgtagagagagggagagagacagggataaagagaaagagaaagaaaggAGTGTTGATGAGAAGTACAAAGACAAAGAGAAGCATAAAGAGAGgcatagagatagagatagagatagggagaaggagaaggaaaggaaagagagggagagagagaaggAGCGTGAACGGGAACGAGCAAAAGAGAAAGAGaacagagagaaagagagagaaaaagagagggtgaaagagagagaaagggagaaagaaagagagaaggagagagagaggagggagagaagagaaagggaagaaagaGATAGGGAAAAGATGCGAGAGAAACGTAGAGAAGCTGAGAGGGATCACAATAATGGTGTTGGAAATGATGATGTGAGAGATCGAGATAGAAAGAGGAGGAGGAGAGATGATGATTACAAGGAGGAGAGAGAACGTAAGGTGTCTAGCAGACGAAGCAGGGAAGATAGTGTAGATAATAACAGTGTGGTGAAGAAGGCTGATGAAAACTCTTCAGATAAGAAAGAGATAAGGAGCCGTGAAGAAGATATGGAGGAAGAACAACGGAAATTAGATGATGAAatggagaagagaaggaggagaGTTCAAGAATGGcaggaaaaaagaagaaaaaaggaGGAATCTGCTGGGGAGACTGATGAACTAAAATCAGGTAAGACATGGACTCTAGAAGGTGAGTCTGATGATGAAGAAGCTGCTGCCAATAATGAGAATGAAGAAGGTGACATGGATGTGGATGACAATGTGAAACAGAAAGGAGACATTGAAAATGGGAATGGAGATGTCACGGTTAACAGATCACCAGATACTGTGGCTCCTTTGCAGAATGGTGGTGAtatgaaagaagaagaagaagaggaaatcGATCCTTTGGATGCTTTCATGAATTCCATGGTGATACCAGAAGTCAAGAAGCTGGAGGTTCCTGTTTTAGACGATCAAAAGAAAGATGGCAAGAAGATTCAGAACAATGGACAGCAACGAAAAAGATCAATGGGGAGGATCATTCCTGGTGAAGATTCGGATTCGGATTATCCTAATGTCGAAAATGAGGATGACGATCCTTTGGAAGATGAAGACGATGATGAGTTCATGAAAAGAGTAAAGAAGACAAAGGTTGAAAAGTTATCCCTTGTTGACCATTCAAAGATCGACTACATCCCATTCAGGAAAAACTTTTATATCGAAGTAAAGGAAATCCAAAAAATGTCTGCTGAAGAAGTTGCTGTTTACAGAAAACAACTTGAACTGAAAATACACGGAAAAGACGTACCAAAACCGATCAAAACCTGGCATCAAACCGGACTCACAACTAAAATCCTAGAAACAATCAGAAAGCTGAATTATGACAAACCAATGCCTATCCAAACACAAGCACTCCCAATTATAATGAGTGGTCGCGATTGTATAGGCGTCGCGAAAACCGGTTCAGGTAAAACCCTAGCTTTTGTTCTTCCAATGTTGAGACACATAAAAGACCAACCACCTCTCATGTCTGGAGACGGACCCATCGGACTCATAATGGCACCTACACGAGAACTCGTTCAACAAATCCACAGCGACATAAGAAAATTCACAAAAGTGATGGGACTCACCTGCGTGCCGGTCTACGGAGGTTCCGGTGTTGCCCAACAAATCAGCGAGCTGAAACGCGGAGCTGAAATCGTGGTCTGCACACCTGGCAGAATGATTGACATTTTATGTACAAGTGCTGGAAAGATAACAAATCTACGTAGGGTCACGTATTTAGTCATGGACGAAGCTGACCGTATGTTTGACATGGGTTTTGAACCTCAAATCACCCGGATCCTTCAAAACACCCGACCCGATCGCCAGACTGTACTTTTCTCTGCCACCTTCCCCCGCCAGGTGGAGGTTCTAGCAAGAAAAGTTTTAAACAAACCCGTTGAAATACAGGTAGGCGGGAGGTCAGTTGTGAACAAAGACATAAGTCAATTAGTTGAAGTAAGACCAGAGAACGAAAGGTTCCTTAGGTTATTAGAGCTACTCGGGGAATGGTATGAAAAAGGTAAGATTTTGATTTTTGTCCATTCACAGGAGAAATGCGACGCGTTGTTTCGTGATCTGTTGAAACACGGGTACCCGTGTTTATCGCTCCACGGGGCGAAAGATCAAACGGATCGAGAATCGACGATTTCTGATTTTAAAAGTAACGTTTGCAATCTGTTGATTGCGACTAGTATTGCTGCTAGAGGTTTGGATGTGAAGGAGCTTGAGCTTGTGATAAATTATGATGTGCCGAATCATTACGAAGACTACGTGCACCGTGTGGGCCGTACGGGGCGGGCCGGAAGGAAAGGGTGTGCGGTTACGTTTTTATCGGGTGAAGACGAACGATACGCGCCGGATCTCGTAAAGGCTCTGGAACTTTCCAATCAGGTTGTTCCGGATGATTTGAAAGCTCTTGCGGATGCGTTTATGGCGAAGGTGAATCAAGGACTGGTTCAAGCTCATGGGACTGGTTATGGTGGAAGTGGGTTTAAGTTTAATGAGGAAGAGGATGAAGTGAGGAAGGCTGCGAAAAAAGCACAGGCGAAAGAGTATGGATTTGAAGAAGATAAGTCTGATTCGGAAGACGATGATGATGGTGTTAGGAAGGCGGGAGGGGATATTTCTCAACAGGCGGTTCTTGCTCAGGCGGCTGCACTTGCTGCCGCCAGTCAACAACCCCAGACAACCGGCGTTTCCCTGCCAGGTGTACTTGGTGTCGGTGTTGCAGGGGGTAATGATGGGGCGGCTAGGGCGGCGGCGTTGGCGGCTGCGATGAACTTGCAGCATAACCTGGCGAGGATTCAGGCGGACTCTTTGCCTGAGCATTATGAGGCTGAGTTGGAGATTAATGATTTCCCTCAGAACGCGAGGTGGAAGGTGACACATAAGGAGACTCTGGGCCCGATTTCTGAGTGGACTGGAGCTGCTATTACTACTAGGGGTCAATATGTTCAACCTGGTAGGATCCCGGGACCAGGGGAGAGAAAACTTTATCTGTTTATTGAGGGAGGTACTGAACAGTCTGTTAAAAGGGCAAAAGCGGAATTAAAACGAGTTCTGGAAGACATCACAACACAAGCATTATCTCTTCCAACTTCACAACCGGGGCGTTACTCTGTCGTATGA
- the LOC111899138 gene encoding homocysteine S-methyltransferase 2 isoform X1 yields the protein MIIVQFSPPNAGEKVCASLIRRRIFVIVIKAMGDVALDTLMSDFLQKSGGVAVIDGGLATELERYGADLNDPLWSAKCLLTSTHLIRQVHLDYLEAGADIIITASYQATIQGFEAKGYSPEDGESMLRKSVEIAHEARDIYYERCLESSSDCDCSNDGRVLKHRPILVAASVGSYGAYLADGSEYSGDYGDAMDLEFLKGFHRRRVQVLAESGADLIAFEAVPNKLEAQAFAELLEEGIIRIPAWFAFNSKDGVNVVSGDSMAECAAIADSCNKVVAVGINCTPPTFITALISTIKKATTKPILIYPNSGETYDAQRKQWVKNSGVPDEDFVSYVNTWCEMGASLIGGCCRTTPDTIRTIYRALPTRSGSSN from the exons ATGATCATCGTACAATTTTCACCGCCGAACGCCGGAGAAAAAGTTTGCGCGTCATTAATACGGAGGCGAATTTTTGTTATTGTAATAAAGGCAATGGGCGACGTCGCCCTAGATACATTGATGTCCGATTTCCTCCAAAAGTCCGGCGGCGTTGCCGTAATTGATGGAGGACTCGCGACGGAGCTTGAACGATATGGTGCCGACCTTAACGATCCACTCTGGAGCGCAAAGTGTCTCCTGACATCTACTCATCTTATTCGTCAG GTACACCTTGATTATCTTGAAGCTGGTGCAGATATAATAATAACAGCATCTTATCAG GCAACAATTCAGGGGTTTGAGGCAAAAGGCTATTCTCCAGAAGATGGTGAATCCATGCTGAGAAAAAGTGTAGAAATTGCACATGAAGCAAGGGATATATACTATGAGAGATGTCTTGAATCTTCTAGTGATTGTGATTGTAGTAATGATGGTAGAGTTCTCAAGCATCGTCCTATCTTAGTGGCTGCATCTGTAGGGAGTTATGGGGCATATCTGGCTGATGGTTCTGAATACAG TGGGGACTATGGTGATGCAATGGATTTGGAATTCTTGAAGGGTTTTCACCGGAGAAGAGTTCAGGTTTTAGCTGAATCTGGTGCTGATCTGATTGCATTTGAAGCTGTTCCAAATAAGCTCGAAGCACAG GCTTTTGCTGAGCTTCTAGAAGAAGGCATTATACGTATTCCTGCATGGTTTGCCTTTAATTCCAAAGATGGTGTAAATGTGGTGAGTGGTGATTCCATGGCTGAATGTGCTGCAATAGCTGATTCCTGCAATAAAGTTGTTGCTGTTGGAATCAACTGCACCCCTCCTACATTTATCACTGCTCTAATTTCAACAATAAAAAAG GCAACAACGAAACCGATACTTATATATCCCAACAGCGGTGAAACTTATGATGCTCAACGAAAGCAGTGGGTG AAAAATAGTGGAGTTCCAGATGAAGATTTTGTTTCATACGTGAACACATGGTGTGAGATGGGGGCATCACTGATTGGAGGTTGCTGCAGAACTACACCCGACACCATTAGAACCATTTATAGGGCTCTTCCCACCAGATCCGGATCTTCAAACTGa
- the LOC111899103 gene encoding serine/threonine-protein kinase STY13 has translation MDLKKFQESTDGETATMKPESRSVGSSPKNSSGQLSGLGSKSKEFGNMNNKEMFLRADKIDFKSWDVQLDKHLSRVWSRDREKEAAHTKKEEWEIDLAKLDIRNVIAHGTYGTVYRGVYDGQDVAVKVLDWGEDGLATAAETANLRTSFRQEVAVWHKLDHPNVTKFVGASMGTSDLKIPTNNTSNAAQNSLPSRACCVVVEYLPGGTLKKYLIRNSRKKLSFKIVVQLALDLSRGLSYLHTKKIVHRDVKTENMLLDLNRTLKIADFGVARVEAQNPRDMTGETGTLGYMAPEVLDGKPYNRKCDVYSFGICLWEIYCCDMPYADLSFAEVSSAVVRQNLRPDIPKCCPSAFASILKKCWDANPDKRPEMDEVVRLLEAIDTSKGGGMIPEDQASGCLCFAKTRGP, from the exons ATGGATTTGAAGAAATTTCAAGAATCAACCGATGGTGAGACTGCTACCATGAAACCCGAATCAAGAAGCGTTGGTTCTTCACCAAAAAATTCGAGTGGTCAACTAAGTGGTTTAGGTTCAAAGTCGAAGGAATTTGGCAATATGAATAATAAAGAAATGTTTTTGAGGGCTGATAAGATCGATTTCAAGAGCTGGGATGTTCAATTGGATAAACATTTGAGTAGGGTTTGGTCAAGAGATAGAGAGAAAGAAGCAGCTCATACTAAAAAAGAGGAATGGGAAATTGATTTAGCTAAATTGGATATAAGGAATGTTATCGCTCATGGAACTTATGGTACTGTTTACAGAGGCGTTTATGATGGTCAAGATGTTGCAG TGAAGGTATTGGACTGGGGAGAGGATGGACTTGCCACTGCTGCTGAGACTGCGAATCTTCGGACATCTTTTCGACAAGAAGTTGCTGTTTGGCACAAACTTGACCACCCAAATGTCACCAAG TTTGTTGGAGCTTCAATGGGGACTTCAGATCTTAAGATCCCAACAAATAACACTTCAAATGCTGCTCAGAACTCTTTACCCTCAAGGGCTTGTTGTGTTGTGGTGGAGTATCTTCCCGGTGGGACCCTCAAGAAATACCTAATCAGGAATAGTAGAAAGAAACTGTCTTTCAAGATTGTTGTTCAGCTTGCTTTAGATCTCTCTAGAGG TTTAAGCTACCTTCACACAAAGAAGATTGTACACCGTGATGTGAAAACCGAAAATATGCTGTTGGATTTAAATCGAACCCTAAAGATTGCTGATTTTGGAGTTGCTCGTGTTGAAGCTCAAAACCCTAGAGACATGACTGGTGAAACAGGAACTCTGGGCTACATGGCTCCAGAG GTTCTTGATGGAAAACCCTACAATCGGAAATGTGATGTGTATAGTTTTGGGATTTGTTTATGGGAAATTTATTGCTGTGACATGCCCTATGCTGACCTTAGTTTTGCTGAAGTATCCTCTGCAGTTGTTCGTCAG AATCTACGACCCGACATTCCAAAATGTTGCCCGAGTGCATTTGCAAGCATTTTGAAAAAATGTTGGGATGCGAACCCGGACAAGAGACCCGAAATGGATGAGGTGGTGAGGCTTTTAGAGGCGATTGATACAAGTAAAGGCGGTGGAATGATCCCCGAAGATCAAGCCTCTGGTTGTCTTTGTTTTGCCAAAACCCGTGGCCCCTGA